In one Scomber japonicus isolate fScoJap1 chromosome 6, fScoJap1.pri, whole genome shotgun sequence genomic region, the following are encoded:
- the ywhae1 gene encoding tyrosine 3-monooxygenase/tryptophan 5-monooxygenase activation protein, epsilon polypeptide 1, whose product MGEREDLVYQAKLAEQAERYDEMVESMKNVAGMDVELTVEERNLLSVAYKNVIGARRASWRIISSIEQREENKGGEEKLKMIREYRQTVEQELKSICGDILEALERHLLPSAVMGESKVFYNKMKGDYHRYLAEFATGNDRKEAAENSLVAYKTATDLAMSELPPTHPIRLGLALNFSVFYYEILNSPDRACRLAKAAFDDAIAELDTLSEESYKDSTLIMQLLRDNLTLWTSDMQGEGEEQNKEALQDVEDEAQ is encoded by the exons ATGGGAGAGCGAGAGGACCTAGTTTATCAGGCCAAACTCGCCGAGCAGGCAGAGCGATATGACG AGATGGTGGAGTCTATGAAGAACGTGGCGGGCATGGACGTGGAGCTcacagtggaggagaggaaccTACTATCAGTGGCCTACAAGAATGTGATCGGAGCTCGGAGAGCTTCCTGGAGGATAATCAGCAGTATCGAACAGAGGGAAGAGAACAAGGGCGGAGAGGAGAAACTGAAGATGATCCGGGAATACAGGCAAACG GTCGAGCAGGAGCTGAAGTCAATCTGTGGTGACATTCTGGAGGCACTGGAAAGGCACCTACTCCCCTCTGCTGTCATGGGAGAGTCAAAGGTCTTCTATAACAAAAT GAAGGGTGACTACCACAGGTACCTGGCAGAGTTTGCCACCGGCAACGACAGAAAGGAGGCAGCAGAGAACAGCTTGGTGGCCTACAAAACCGCCACCGATCTAGCCATGTCAGAGCTGCCGCCAACGCACCCCATTCGCCTCGGCCTCGCCCTCAACTTCTCCGTCTTCTACTACGAGATCCTCAATTCGCCTGATCGCGCTTGCAG GTTGGCAAAAGCCGCGTTCGACGACGCCATCGCAGAACTGGACACACTGAGTGAAGAAAGCTACAAGGACTCCACACTTATCATGCAGTTGTTACGTGACAACCTGACACTATGGACTTCAGATATGCAGGGAGAAG GTGAAGAACAGAACAAAGAGGCACTGCAAGACGTAGAGGATGAGGCCCAGTGA